A single genomic interval of Chitinophaga sp. 180180018-3 harbors:
- a CDS encoding CusA/CzcA family heavy metal efflux RND transporter yields the protein MLDRIIKFSIKNKIIIGLMTLLLIIWGAWSATKLPIDAVPDITNNQVQIFTTCPTLAGQEVEQLVTFPIEQSIANVPKIEEIRSISRFGLSVITVVFEEEVDIYFARQLINERLKEAVDKIPQGIGTPEMAPVSTGLGEVYQYIIHPKKGSESKYNAKDLRTMQDWIVARQLYGTPGIAEVNSFGGQLKQYEVAVNPDRLRAMGVSIPDIFTALEKNNQNTGGAYIDKKPNAYFIRGIGLVTSLDDVRRIVVKNSGAVPIYINDVAEVKFGNAVRYGALTYNGEVDAVGGVVMMLKGENSNEVVKRIKEKLPTIQQSLPDDITIEPYLDRTDLVGRAISTVEKNLIEGALIVIFVLVLFLGNFRAGLIVASAIPLAMLFALGMMNVFGVSANLMSLGAIDFGLIVDGAVIVVEATMHHLGLRKSTAKLTQTEMDDEVFTSASKIRTSAAFGEIIILIVYIPILTLVGVEGKMFRPMAQTVGFAIFGALILSLTYIPVMCALFLSKKTSHKRTFSDKMMGKLQSWYQPLLQKAIRIKYIVVGVTVGIFAIAIFFFSRMGGEFIPQLQEGDYAFHCILPQGSSLNQSIETSMQASRIIKQFDEVKMVVGKTGAAEVPTDPMPPEATDLMAVLKPEDEWKSGRSYTELADAIMEKLEVIPGVFFEKNQPIQMRFNELMTGIRQDVAVKIFGENIDTLASYANRVSEVIQGVPGATSPQVERVSGLPQINVEYDRTRIANYGLTIQDVNDVVSTAFAGKSSGQVYENERRFDLVVRLDSAHRSSIDDVNNLMIPTSTGIQIPLSQIANVEYKLGPAQISREAGKRRIVIGFNVAGRDVQSVVEDIQQQLSAKVKLPSGYYFTYGGQFENLQKASDRLMIAVPVSLLLIFMLLYFTFHSFKQATLIFTAIPMSAIGGVFALMLRGMPFSISAGIGFIALFGVAVLNGIVLIGTFNQLKKEGLDDVFQRVKEGTMTRLRPVLMTATVASLGFLPMAISTSAGAEVQKPLATVVIGGLITATFLTLFVLPLLYIIFNSKPNIKGKGMKTMAVVILLFLGGFSSVKAQQQQRISIDNAIGTALKGNQQFGVNTAQIKSASLNVKTATDIPKTGVFAENEDLRPSDNVGILKIGLSQGIAWPGLYAARKNYFREQLKYAELNTDVLNAVVKRDVRTAYYQLWYLQDKQALFQRLDSIYTMLFKTTEVRVRTGDVAKLDQVAAEAKLRELQAFLEQNKKAMTVQQQQLMMLLNQNEWLLPVAEPLKKVEVELLENTASHPVLALQEQNVNIASSNIKVQQNTNKPEFSGRFFSQRVWGAKDPFSGFSVMASFPLFGTGAYRNKVRVAVAEKEVQEKALSYQTQVFQTQRASAIADIEKNYTLLNFYETSGLKQAEEIISAASLSYRTGEISFADLGQFLNQAISIRQNYLDVMNQYNQSAIQFNYFNNK from the coding sequence GTGTTAGATCGTATTATTAAATTCAGTATAAAGAACAAAATCATTATTGGTTTAATGACTTTGTTACTTATAATATGGGGAGCGTGGAGTGCCACCAAATTGCCCATAGATGCCGTCCCTGATATTACCAACAATCAGGTTCAGATATTTACTACCTGTCCAACATTGGCAGGACAAGAAGTAGAACAACTGGTAACCTTTCCCATAGAGCAAAGTATTGCCAATGTTCCGAAAATCGAAGAAATCCGCAGTATTTCCCGTTTCGGACTTTCGGTGATAACCGTTGTTTTTGAAGAGGAAGTAGACATATACTTTGCCAGGCAGCTCATCAATGAAAGACTCAAAGAGGCTGTTGATAAAATTCCTCAGGGAATCGGAACGCCGGAAATGGCACCGGTCAGTACAGGTTTAGGCGAAGTGTACCAGTATATCATTCACCCTAAAAAGGGAAGCGAAAGCAAATACAACGCAAAAGACCTTCGCACGATGCAGGATTGGATCGTTGCCAGGCAATTATATGGTACTCCGGGTATTGCCGAAGTGAACAGCTTTGGAGGTCAATTGAAGCAATACGAAGTTGCTGTAAATCCCGATAGATTGAGAGCAATGGGTGTAAGTATCCCGGATATCTTTACAGCTCTTGAAAAGAATAACCAGAACACCGGGGGGGCGTATATCGACAAAAAGCCAAATGCCTATTTCATCAGAGGTATAGGTCTGGTAACGTCTTTAGATGACGTTAGAAGAATTGTGGTTAAAAATTCCGGAGCCGTACCCATATATATAAATGACGTTGCTGAAGTGAAATTCGGTAACGCAGTAAGGTATGGCGCTTTAACTTATAATGGAGAAGTAGACGCTGTAGGCGGTGTAGTGATGATGTTGAAAGGGGAAAACAGTAACGAGGTTGTTAAGCGGATAAAAGAAAAGTTACCTACTATTCAACAGTCGCTGCCTGATGATATTACTATCGAACCATACCTGGACAGAACTGATCTTGTGGGTCGGGCTATCAGTACAGTGGAAAAGAATTTGATTGAAGGAGCGCTGATAGTGATTTTTGTACTGGTATTGTTTCTTGGGAATTTCCGGGCCGGATTGATCGTAGCTTCTGCCATTCCCCTTGCAATGTTATTTGCACTTGGAATGATGAACGTATTTGGAGTGAGCGCCAACCTGATGAGTTTAGGAGCTATAGACTTCGGACTGATCGTAGATGGGGCTGTTATCGTCGTAGAAGCTACAATGCACCATCTTGGTCTGCGAAAATCGACGGCCAAGTTGACTCAAACTGAAATGGATGATGAAGTATTTACTTCGGCGTCTAAGATACGTACCAGTGCTGCTTTTGGAGAAATCATTATCCTCATTGTATATATCCCTATTCTTACTTTGGTTGGTGTTGAGGGCAAAATGTTCCGTCCAATGGCCCAGACAGTTGGCTTTGCCATTTTCGGAGCATTGATATTATCCCTGACTTATATCCCAGTGATGTGTGCTTTGTTTTTATCAAAGAAAACCAGTCACAAACGCACATTTAGTGACAAGATGATGGGGAAATTACAAAGTTGGTACCAACCATTGTTACAAAAAGCTATCCGGATTAAATATATTGTAGTAGGCGTCACCGTTGGCATTTTTGCAATTGCTATATTTTTCTTCAGCAGAATGGGTGGAGAGTTCATTCCTCAATTACAAGAGGGAGACTATGCGTTTCACTGTATTCTACCACAGGGAAGTTCCTTGAATCAGAGTATCGAAACTTCCATGCAGGCTTCTCGGATTATCAAACAATTTGATGAAGTCAAGATGGTTGTAGGTAAAACCGGCGCAGCCGAGGTACCTACAGATCCGATGCCTCCTGAGGCTACTGACCTAATGGCGGTCCTTAAACCTGAGGATGAATGGAAATCTGGACGAAGTTATACGGAACTCGCAGATGCTATAATGGAAAAGCTGGAAGTTATACCAGGTGTGTTCTTTGAAAAAAACCAGCCGATCCAGATGCGTTTTAATGAGCTGATGACGGGGATCAGACAGGATGTAGCAGTCAAGATCTTTGGTGAGAATATCGACACGCTGGCTTCTTATGCGAATAGAGTAAGTGAGGTTATTCAAGGTGTACCCGGTGCTACTTCTCCCCAGGTCGAGCGGGTTAGCGGGCTTCCGCAGATCAATGTTGAATATGATCGCACTCGAATTGCCAACTACGGGTTGACAATACAGGACGTAAATGACGTGGTGAGTACCGCTTTTGCTGGCAAAAGCTCGGGCCAAGTATATGAAAACGAAAGACGATTTGATTTGGTTGTCCGGTTGGATAGTGCACATAGAAGCAGTATAGATGATGTAAATAACCTGATGATACCTACAAGTACAGGCATACAAATACCGCTATCCCAGATTGCAAATGTTGAATACAAGTTGGGACCTGCGCAAATAAGCCGGGAAGCAGGAAAACGCCGTATTGTTATAGGGTTCAACGTTGCTGGCAGGGATGTGCAGAGTGTCGTGGAAGATATACAGCAACAGTTGTCAGCTAAAGTCAAGCTGCCTTCCGGATATTACTTCACTTATGGCGGACAGTTTGAGAATCTGCAAAAAGCGAGTGACCGCCTGATGATCGCAGTTCCTGTTTCGCTACTGCTAATTTTTATGTTATTGTATTTCACGTTTCACTCCTTTAAGCAGGCTACTTTAATATTTACCGCAATCCCCATGAGTGCCATAGGAGGTGTCTTTGCATTAATGCTTCGGGGGATGCCTTTCAGTATCAGTGCGGGTATCGGATTTATTGCCCTGTTTGGGGTTGCTGTATTAAATGGTATCGTGCTAATAGGAACGTTTAATCAGTTAAAAAAAGAAGGTTTGGATGATGTGTTCCAAAGGGTCAAAGAAGGTACGATGACGCGTTTGCGCCCGGTATTAATGACGGCAACGGTGGCCTCTTTGGGCTTTCTGCCTATGGCTATCAGTACCAGTGCCGGTGCGGAGGTGCAAAAGCCCCTGGCGACCGTTGTGATTGGCGGATTGATCACAGCGACATTTCTAACGCTGTTCGTATTGCCACTCCTATACATCATCTTCAACTCGAAACCAAATATCAAAGGCAAAGGCATGAAAACAATGGCAGTAGTGATCTTGCTGTTCTTGGGAGGCTTTTCATCTGTTAAGGCACAGCAACAACAGCGGATTTCAATAGATAACGCTATAGGTACAGCGTTAAAGGGCAATCAACAATTTGGTGTGAATACTGCTCAAATCAAAAGTGCTTCTCTAAATGTGAAGACGGCAACTGATATTCCCAAAACAGGTGTGTTTGCTGAAAACGAGGACTTACGTCCTTCCGATAACGTAGGTATTTTAAAAATAGGTTTGTCGCAAGGTATTGCCTGGCCTGGTCTATATGCAGCCCGGAAAAATTATTTCAGGGAACAACTCAAATATGCTGAACTCAATACCGATGTTTTAAATGCCGTTGTCAAAAGAGATGTGCGAACCGCTTATTATCAGCTTTGGTATTTACAGGATAAACAGGCTCTTTTTCAACGTTTGGACAGTATATATACAATGCTGTTCAAAACTACAGAAGTACGTGTAAGAACGGGAGACGTTGCAAAACTGGACCAGGTAGCGGCAGAGGCAAAGCTGCGGGAATTACAGGCTTTCCTTGAACAGAACAAGAAGGCAATGACGGTACAACAACAACAATTGATGATGCTTTTAAATCAAAATGAGTGGTTGCTCCCGGTGGCCGAACCACTTAAAAAAGTAGAAGTTGAATTGTTGGAAAATACCGCCAGCCACCCGGTATTGGCCTTACAGGAACAGAATGTAAATATTGCATCTTCCAATATTAAAGTTCAGCAGAATACCAATAAGCCGGAGTTTTCGGGTCGGTTCTTCAGTCAGCGGGTGTGGGGTGCGAAAGACCCTTTCTCCGGATTTTCGGTAATGGCATCCTTCCCATTGTTCGGAACCGGAGCCTACCGGAATAAAGTCAGGGTTGCAGTGGCTGAAAAAGAAGTACAGGAAAAGGCGCTGTCTTACCAAACTCAAGTATTCCAGACGCAAAGAGCTTCTGCAATCGCTGATATAGAAAAAAACTACACTTTGTTGAATTTCTATGAAACCTCTGGGTTAAAGCAAGCTGAGGAAATCATTAGTGCGGCAAGCCTGAGTTATAGAACCGGTGAAATAAGTTTTGCAGACCTGGGTCAATTTCTTAACCAGGCGATCAGTATCCGTCAAAATTATCTGGATGTTATGAATCAGTACAACCAATCTGCCATCCAATTCAATTACTTCAATAACAAATAA
- a CDS encoding DUF1772 domain-containing protein, producing MILPLIRFFNIIFSALLAGTSFGIWLGFNPTNYSASTYVEQQQNLVRSLNTLMITLVVITTVITIISAFLQRKNKSVFVALLLAAAFFISCMVITRFGNVPIQIEMLKWTKDSLPGNWAMLRDKWWLFHIMRTIVELIALVLVTWTTVQNKTKG from the coding sequence ATGATCCTCCCACTGATACGGTTTTTCAACATCATATTTTCCGCATTGCTTGCGGGAACAAGTTTTGGAATTTGGTTGGGGTTCAATCCAACGAACTATTCTGCTTCTACTTATGTAGAGCAACAACAAAATCTGGTTCGTTCGCTCAATACATTGATGATTACATTGGTTGTCATTACAACAGTGATTACAATTATTTCCGCCTTTCTTCAAAGAAAAAACAAATCTGTCTTTGTCGCATTACTTTTAGCTGCCGCTTTTTTTATTTCCTGCATGGTAATAACCCGATTTGGAAATGTTCCAATTCAAATAGAAATGCTTAAATGGACAAAGGATTCATTACCTGGAAACTGGGCAATGTTGCGTGACAAATGGTGGTTATTTCACATTATGCGGACAATTGTGGAGTTGATAGCATTAGTTCTGGTGACGTGGACAACAGTTCAAAATAAGACAAAAGGATGA
- a CDS encoding LysR family transcriptional regulator: MNTNDLKIFEAVAESGSFTKAADMMFTVQSNVTARIKSLEEEFDTKLFSRTSRKVELTEEGKVLMRYAKQIQHLVEGAKHEIKSSDTVNGHLTIGCMETTMALKAPGILLAFGEKYPAVELEFKSDDRDLLISDVLNYKLDAAFVSAPLNINGLEKIKIKEEQLVILASSKEAGLNKLLAKEPLKSIVFGNGCIFRERLESWFSHKGIHNYKSIELNSIEGIINFVEAGLGISLLPEEIVSKYYQGRKICTYPLNKQLGTMTTLLVYRKDKIPSRGLQSFIDMYLQDTA; encoded by the coding sequence ATGAATACAAATGATTTAAAAATATTTGAAGCAGTTGCAGAGAGTGGTAGCTTTACCAAAGCTGCTGATATGATGTTTACTGTGCAATCCAACGTTACAGCAAGGATAAAAAGCCTTGAAGAAGAGTTTGATACAAAATTGTTTTCTCGTACTTCCCGTAAGGTAGAGCTAACAGAAGAAGGGAAAGTACTGATGCGATATGCTAAACAGATTCAACATTTAGTGGAAGGAGCTAAACATGAAATTAAAAGTAGTGATACAGTTAATGGACATTTGACTATAGGATGTATGGAGACTACAATGGCATTAAAAGCTCCCGGGATACTACTGGCTTTTGGAGAAAAATATCCTGCTGTGGAATTAGAGTTTAAATCTGATGACAGGGATTTGCTTATTTCAGATGTTTTAAATTACAAACTTGATGCAGCTTTTGTTTCAGCCCCATTAAATATAAATGGATTAGAAAAAATAAAGATAAAAGAAGAACAGCTGGTGATTTTAGCCTCTTCAAAAGAAGCCGGATTAAATAAGTTATTAGCAAAGGAGCCTTTGAAAAGTATAGTTTTTGGTAACGGTTGTATTTTTAGAGAGAGATTAGAGTCTTGGTTTAGCCACAAAGGAATTCATAACTATAAAAGTATTGAACTCAACTCTATTGAAGGAATTATAAATTTTGTTGAAGCGGGTTTAGGTATTAGTTTGTTACCAGAAGAGATAGTGTCAAAATACTATCAGGGACGAAAGATTTGCACTTATCCTCTAAATAAGCAACTGGGAACAATGACTACTTTGTTGGTTTATAGAAAAGATAAGATACCTTCCAGGGGGCTACAAAGTTTTATTGATATGTATCTGCAAGATACTGCTTAA
- a CDS encoding alpha/beta hydrolase: MENHSIHYHNIKVDGLNIFYREAGNASKPFLLLLHGYPTSSHMFRNLIPILSKDYHIIAPDLPGFGFSDAPDHQRFSYTFDNLAKTMQGFIDQLKMKRFAIYVFDYGAPVGFRLAMNNPEKITGIVSQNGNAYEEGLSNEWNLIQRYWKDPSQANRIALKGFVAKEAIWFQYHQGVTDTSLIAPEAYTLDQKFLDRQDNIEIQLDLVKDYSANVALYPKFHEYFRKYQPKVLLVWGNKDPYFLPQGAEAYKKDLPDAKLKFYDTGHFALETHVTEIGAEILEFMRTLSK, translated from the coding sequence ATGGAGAATCACTCAATTCACTATCACAACATTAAAGTAGACGGATTAAATATATTCTATAGAGAAGCAGGAAATGCAAGTAAACCTTTTCTACTGCTATTACATGGATATCCAACATCTTCTCATATGTTTAGAAACTTAATTCCTATTCTAAGCAAAGACTATCACATTATAGCTCCTGATTTACCAGGATTTGGATTTTCAGATGCCCCGGATCATCAGCGGTTCAGCTATACATTTGACAATCTGGCTAAAACGATGCAGGGATTTATTGATCAACTGAAAATGAAACGTTTTGCTATTTATGTATTTGATTATGGCGCTCCTGTTGGCTTTAGACTTGCTATGAACAATCCTGAAAAGATAACAGGAATTGTCTCTCAAAATGGAAATGCCTATGAGGAAGGGCTTAGTAACGAGTGGAATCTGATACAACGCTACTGGAAGGATCCGTCACAAGCAAATCGCATAGCTTTAAAAGGCTTTGTTGCTAAAGAAGCAATATGGTTTCAATATCATCAGGGAGTAACAGATACTTCTTTAATAGCACCTGAAGCTTATACCCTTGATCAAAAGTTTTTAGACAGACAAGACAATATTGAAATACAATTAGACCTTGTTAAAGACTATAGCGCCAATGTTGCCTTATATCCTAAATTTCATGAATACTTTAGAAAATATCAGCCTAAAGTATTGCTCGTCTGGGGTAATAAAGATCCTTATTTCTTACCACAAGGTGCCGAGGCTTATAAGAAAGATTTGCCTGATGCTAAACTAAAATTCTATGATACAGGACATTTTGCATTGGAAACTCATGTCACTGAAATTGGAGCAGAAATCCTTGAGTTTATGAGAACCTTATCTAAATAA
- a CDS encoding zinc-dependent alcohol dehydrogenase family protein, translated as MKAAILEEFGSVENFKIAEVPTPKPQFKEVLVKVLASSVNPLDYQVRRGDYKNELTLPVITGHDVSGVIVEIGPGVENFKVGDEVYYSPEIFNGQGSYAQYHCANESIIGLKPENISHLEAATLPLAAGTAWEMLVTRTQLKINQTILIHGGAGGVGIPTIQIAKAMGATVFTTARKVHHQFLLDLGADYVIDYENQDYIEAINQLTNNKGVDVIIDTIGGSTLSDSGKILSQSGQVATLVDIEKPQNLIEAWGKNATYHFVFTRQNRNKLDELSKLVKSQKLKPVLVKVFSLAEIGKAHNLLETKAGDENFYGKIAIEVNHETL; from the coding sequence ATGAAAGCAGCAATATTGGAAGAATTCGGTTCTGTTGAAAATTTTAAAATTGCAGAAGTACCAACACCCAAACCTCAATTTAAAGAAGTTTTAGTAAAAGTTCTTGCTTCTTCTGTTAATCCTTTAGACTACCAGGTTCGTCGTGGAGATTATAAAAACGAATTAACCCTTCCTGTTATCACTGGACATGATGTCTCTGGTGTGATTGTAGAAATCGGTCCTGGTGTTGAAAATTTCAAAGTTGGTGATGAAGTTTATTATTCTCCGGAGATTTTTAACGGACAGGGAAGTTATGCACAATATCACTGTGCTAACGAATCAATAATAGGTTTAAAACCTGAAAATATTAGCCATCTTGAAGCTGCAACACTTCCTTTAGCTGCAGGTACCGCGTGGGAGATGCTTGTTACCAGAACACAACTTAAAATCAATCAAACCATTTTAATTCACGGAGGCGCTGGTGGTGTTGGGATACCAACTATTCAAATTGCTAAAGCTATGGGAGCAACTGTATTTACTACAGCAAGAAAAGTTCACCATCAATTTCTTCTTGATTTAGGAGCTGATTATGTTATTGATTACGAAAATCAAGACTACATCGAGGCTATTAATCAATTAACTAATAATAAAGGAGTTGATGTAATTATTGATACCATAGGCGGTAGCACTCTTTCTGATAGCGGAAAGATCCTTAGTCAATCAGGGCAGGTAGCTACACTTGTTGACATTGAGAAACCTCAAAACCTTATTGAGGCCTGGGGGAAAAATGCAACTTATCATTTTGTTTTTACAAGACAAAATAGAAATAAACTAGACGAGCTAAGCAAGTTAGTAAAGAGCCAAAAACTAAAACCTGTTTTAGTTAAAGTCTTCTCTTTAGCAGAAATAGGCAAAGCACATAACTTACTTGAGACAAAAGCCGGCGATGAAAATTTCTATGGTAAAATTGCAATAGAAGTTAATCATGAAACGCTTTAA
- a CDS encoding helix-turn-helix transcriptional regulator: MAIIINLDVIMAKRKISLNELSRQVGLTNVNLSILKNGKAKGVRFDTLESICKVLDCQPGDILEYRKEE; the protein is encoded by the coding sequence ATGGCAATAATTATCAATCTGGACGTAATAATGGCGAAGCGAAAGATTTCATTAAATGAGCTTTCCCGTCAAGTCGGACTTACAAATGTCAATTTATCAATTTTAAAGAATGGGAAGGCCAAAGGGGTAAGGTTCGATACCCTGGAGTCGATTTGTAAAGTACTGGATTGCCAGCCCGGAGATATCCTTGAGTATAGGAAGGAAGAATAG
- a CDS encoding DUF3892 domain-containing protein: MATTVFRKLVIPKNFILQVYINQKIMARYQIACINKRGSHYGDHERISHIGGLNNNGTRWKLTEEEAIQLIEHGKHQFFVSVKGQSVEVIIALHGNRKYLKTTADGYSPNNLLNLPECQ; encoded by the coding sequence ATGGCAACTACGGTTTTCCGTAAATTGGTTATTCCCAAAAACTTCATTTTGCAGGTCTATATAAATCAAAAAATTATGGCCAGATATCAAATTGCCTGCATTAACAAGCGTGGTAGCCACTACGGCGATCATGAGAGGATTTCCCACATAGGTGGACTAAACAACAACGGAACGCGCTGGAAATTAACTGAAGAGGAAGCAATCCAATTAATTGAACATGGTAAACATCAATTTTTCGTTAGTGTCAAAGGCCAAAGTGTAGAGGTTATCATTGCCTTGCATGGCAACCGAAAATATCTCAAAACAACAGCTGATGGATACAGTCCTAATAACCTGCTGAATCTTCCGGAGTGTCAATGA
- a CDS encoding VOC family protein: protein MNFSSTRIITAEIKRLVQFYEHITGMPMTWYTDEFAELRTAFASLAIGSTRTLELFGGNEVAEAASNRSIIIEFKVDDVDKSYEVLAAFLDKAVIQQPTTMPWGNRSLLFRDPDGNLVNFFTPTTSAAKERFERLD, encoded by the coding sequence ATGAATTTTTCTTCGACCAGGATTATCACTGCTGAGATTAAGCGCCTCGTTCAGTTTTATGAGCATATTACCGGAATGCCCATGACATGGTATACTGATGAATTTGCTGAACTGCGCACCGCATTTGCATCTCTTGCTATTGGAAGTACAAGAACACTGGAATTATTTGGTGGAAACGAAGTGGCAGAAGCGGCCTCTAACCGTTCAATTATCATTGAGTTCAAGGTTGATGATGTTGACAAAAGTTATGAGGTGCTGGCTGCCTTCCTGGATAAAGCTGTTATACAACAACCAACTACTATGCCCTGGGGCAACCGGTCGCTGCTATTCAGGGATCCGGATGGTAACCTTGTCAACTTTTTTACACCAACAACTTCAGCAGCGAAGGAAAGATTTGAAAGACTCGATTGA
- a CDS encoding NAD(P)H-dependent oxidoreductase, with protein sequence MKHILHLKSSLQGASSYSIKLGHAIIEKIQDRYPNSTLEELNLVDIDIPHLSPAVLRAMVTPGDQLTAEERESIHLSDKLVKQLFAADIIVIGAPLINFTIHSALKAWIDHITRPGITFGYTESGPVGKVAGKKIYVAMSSGGVYSEGPGNANDFVAPYLKAFLGFLGMTDLTVFRAEGLKVPGVKEHAWDKAIDSIKID encoded by the coding sequence ATGAAACACATTCTTCATTTAAAGTCAAGCCTGCAAGGTGCATCATCATATAGCATTAAACTGGGCCATGCCATCATCGAAAAAATTCAAGACAGGTATCCAAACAGTACCCTTGAAGAATTAAATCTGGTGGATATCGATATCCCACATCTTAGCCCTGCTGTTCTTCGCGCTATGGTTACTCCCGGAGATCAGCTGACTGCAGAAGAAAGGGAATCCATTCATCTTTCCGACAAACTGGTTAAGCAACTATTCGCTGCAGACATCATTGTTATTGGTGCGCCGCTCATTAACTTCACCATCCATTCGGCATTAAAGGCCTGGATAGATCATATCACCAGGCCCGGTATTACTTTTGGATACACTGAAAGTGGCCCCGTTGGAAAGGTAGCCGGGAAAAAAATTTATGTAGCTATGTCTTCCGGCGGAGTTTATTCAGAAGGCCCGGGTAACGCCAACGATTTCGTTGCTCCTTATCTGAAGGCTTTCCTCGGTTTTTTAGGCATGACAGATCTGACAGTATTCCGCGCAGAAGGGCTAAAAGTGCCGGGAGTGAAGGAACATGCCTGGGATAAGGCAATTGACAGTATAAAGATTGATTAA
- a CDS encoding helix-turn-helix domain-containing protein: protein MKDSRNEMCQGKEELDASLKNVLDALSVLNGKWKLALILSIMQSSKRFNEIQHEITGISSKVLAKELKDLELNDFIKRNVYATAPPNIIYEATDYCRTLKKVVDELSSWGEQHREKVKQGMRKRS, encoded by the coding sequence ATGAAAGATAGCAGAAATGAGATGTGTCAGGGTAAGGAGGAATTAGACGCTTCTCTTAAAAACGTTCTCGACGCTTTGTCTGTTCTGAATGGAAAATGGAAGCTGGCTTTGATCCTTTCCATTATGCAGTCATCAAAGCGTTTCAATGAAATTCAGCATGAGATTACCGGTATATCTTCCAAGGTACTAGCTAAAGAACTCAAAGATTTGGAGCTGAATGATTTTATTAAGAGAAATGTATATGCCACCGCTCCTCCGAATATTATCTATGAAGCAACTGACTATTGCCGAACCCTGAAGAAAGTTGTTGATGAATTGAGTAGTTGGGGAGAACAACATCGGGAAAAAGTTAAGCAGGGTATGCGGAAGCGATCCTGA
- a CDS encoding class I SAM-dependent methyltransferase: MAPQQKVNYGVDAPNVIRNLLVIGVILFAIPFFFPYIYFSWMIFPGIIFILEAVLMLVYSLYGKFVHRDRMLNKIGWKGDEQVLDVGTGKGLLMIGAAKRLTTGKSTGIDIWNAEDLTGNNQQNALMNATVEGVANRIEIKNENVMKMDFADNSFDVILSNLCLHNIYNKEGRIAACKEICRVLKPGGIGVISDFRHGKEYKHNFDALGLQTTAYTPNYFSTFPPLRILMIKKP, encoded by the coding sequence ATGGCCCCTCAACAAAAAGTGAATTACGGTGTCGACGCTCCTAACGTGATCAGAAATCTCCTGGTTATCGGCGTGATTCTCTTCGCGATACCATTTTTCTTTCCCTATATCTATTTCAGCTGGATGATCTTTCCTGGTATCATCTTTATACTGGAAGCGGTGTTGATGCTCGTATATTCATTATATGGTAAATTTGTGCACCGGGATCGTATGCTGAACAAGATTGGTTGGAAAGGCGATGAACAGGTACTGGACGTAGGCACCGGCAAAGGTTTGCTGATGATCGGCGCTGCAAAAAGGTTGACTACAGGGAAATCTACCGGCATCGACATCTGGAATGCGGAAGACCTTACCGGCAATAATCAGCAGAACGCATTAATGAACGCAACTGTCGAAGGTGTTGCTAACAGGATTGAAATTAAGAATGAGAATGTTATGAAGATGGACTTTGCCGACAATTCTTTCGATGTGATTCTCTCCAATCTTTGTCTGCATAATATCTACAACAAGGAAGGCCGAATTGCCGCCTGTAAAGAGATATGCCGGGTGCTGAAACCTGGTGGCATAGGCGTAATCTCTGATTTCAGACATGGTAAAGAATATAAACATAATTTTGACGCATTGGGTCTGCAAACAACCGCTTACACACCCAATTACTTCAGCACCTTTCCTCCATTGAGGATATTGATGATTAAAAAACCGTAA